One stretch of Segatella copri DNA includes these proteins:
- a CDS encoding thiamine phosphate synthase, whose product MKWIVITLPDFIENESTYINQLFKAGIDLLHLRKPESNIEECKRLIQEIDKKWHKKIVVHDHFELCQEFHLHGIHLNRRNHEIPEGFQGSISQSCHSFKEVEQALQTISPKNKDEKSAIFKPACHYVFLSPIFDSISKKGYKHSFSNKDLEEAGINGIINERVVALGGVTPEYIPQLRAWNFGGAAFLGDIWNRRTDAKWTEYLAVIKQKLAPGNAQNTLNSSNIW is encoded by the coding sequence ATGAAATGGATAGTAATCACTCTGCCCGATTTTATAGAGAATGAATCAACCTATATCAACCAACTCTTTAAAGCAGGTATAGACCTGCTACATCTGCGCAAACCAGAATCAAATATAGAGGAATGTAAGCGACTGATACAGGAAATCGACAAGAAATGGCATAAAAAGATCGTAGTACACGATCACTTCGAACTTTGCCAGGAATTTCATCTTCATGGTATTCACCTTAACAGAAGAAACCACGAGATTCCAGAAGGCTTTCAAGGAAGCATCTCACAATCCTGCCATAGTTTTAAGGAAGTAGAACAAGCTCTCCAGACTATATCACCCAAGAACAAAGACGAAAAGAGCGCGATTTTCAAACCTGCCTGCCATTATGTTTTCCTCAGTCCAATCTTTGACAGCATTTCAAAGAAAGGCTACAAGCATTCCTTCTCTAACAAAGACTTAGAGGAAGCAGGCATCAATGGAATCATCAATGAGCGAGTAGTTGCATTAGGAGGTGTCACCCCTGAATATATTCCACAATTGAGAGCATGGAACTTTGGCGGAGCTGCTTTTTTAGGCGACATCTGGAACAGAAGAACTGATGCAAAATGGACGGAATATCTTGCCGTAATTAAGCAGAAACTTGCCCCCGGAAATGCCCAGAATACGCTTAACAGTTCAAATATTTGGTAG
- the thiD gene encoding bifunctional hydroxymethylpyrimidine kinase/phosphomethylpyrimidine kinase — protein sequence MKYYTAMTIAGSDSCGGAGVQADIKTMSALGVYAASAITAITVQNTLGVYAIQDINPEIVKGQIEAVMNDIHPDAIKVGMVNNRSTIQAIAEALKRYQGEYQHLIIDPVMVSTSGCRLMQEDALSIFIQELLPLATLLTPNIPEAEILAGMKIQNKEDIQNAALAISKLGCKYVLIKGGHFQGAEKIDYLFEDGKPITSYRGISVNTRNTHGTGCTLSSAITSYLAREMDMNTAITMAKTYLSGAILAGKDVQIGKGHGPVNHFYEPNALFIK from the coding sequence ATGAAATATTATACAGCAATGACAATAGCCGGCTCTGACAGTTGCGGAGGAGCCGGCGTACAAGCTGACATCAAGACAATGTCAGCACTAGGCGTATATGCCGCATCGGCCATTACAGCCATTACCGTACAGAACACCCTGGGAGTTTATGCCATCCAAGACATCAACCCCGAAATAGTAAAGGGCCAGATAGAAGCTGTGATGAACGACATCCACCCAGATGCCATCAAAGTAGGTATGGTTAACAACCGTTCCACGATCCAGGCTATTGCTGAAGCCCTGAAAAGATACCAAGGGGAATACCAGCATCTCATCATTGACCCCGTGATGGTTTCCACCAGTGGTTGCAGACTCATGCAGGAGGACGCTCTCAGCATTTTCATACAGGAGTTATTACCACTAGCTACCCTGCTAACACCTAACATCCCGGAAGCAGAGATACTGGCAGGAATGAAGATACAGAATAAGGAAGACATCCAGAACGCAGCTTTAGCCATCAGTAAGTTAGGCTGTAAATATGTACTCATCAAAGGCGGCCATTTCCAGGGAGCAGAAAAGATTGATTACCTCTTCGAAGACGGAAAGCCTATTACCAGTTATCGAGGCATTAGCGTAAACACCCGCAATACCCATGGTACAGGTTGTACCCTATCCTCAGCCATCACTTCTTATCTGGCAAGAGAAATGGATATGAATACAGCTATCACCATGGCAAAGACCTATCTTTCAGGCGCAATTCTGGCAGGAAAAGATGTGCAGATAGGAAAAGGTCACGGTCCGGTGAATCATTTCTATGAACCCAACGCACTGTTTATCAAATAA
- a CDS encoding radical SAM/SPASM domain-containing protein, translating to MTMIDRCYIEITNTCNLNCHFCPKHTRKKRQLSAEEFDLLTDKIRGKVCFLYFHIMGEPLLHPLLPEFINMAREKGFKTVLTSNGTLLPKAMDLLDTLPHKIQLSLHSHESNAKGELASYMNEVMTFSTQAAEKGTCIVLRLWNQGGKDRENEEVMEHIEKFVPKPWKERPDGYRLANNLYLEFDRKFEWPNFDNHIEEKEMIKGNQKSGIREEKREVFCKALLKQIGVLADGTLVPCCLDHNGDVALGNLLEQSLEEILASPRAQAMIEGFKHHQATEHLCETCESALVRNSFRGKARS from the coding sequence ATGACAATGATAGATCGCTGTTACATAGAAATCACTAATACATGTAATCTCAACTGCCACTTCTGTCCAAAACATACAAGGAAGAAAAGACAGTTGAGTGCTGAGGAATTCGACCTGCTCACCGACAAGATACGCGGGAAGGTCTGTTTCCTATATTTCCACATTATGGGCGAACCCCTACTACACCCTCTTCTACCCGAGTTTATCAATATGGCAAGAGAGAAAGGTTTCAAAACCGTACTTACATCCAACGGCACTCTGCTACCCAAAGCTATGGATCTCCTTGACACACTTCCCCACAAAATACAGCTCTCGCTCCACTCACACGAGAGTAATGCCAAGGGAGAGCTTGCCAGTTACATGAACGAGGTGATGACTTTTTCAACCCAAGCAGCAGAGAAAGGAACCTGCATAGTTCTCAGACTTTGGAACCAAGGAGGAAAAGACCGGGAAAATGAAGAAGTAATGGAGCACATCGAAAAATTTGTTCCCAAACCCTGGAAAGAACGACCTGACGGTTACAGACTTGCCAATAATCTCTATCTGGAGTTTGACAGGAAATTCGAATGGCCCAACTTTGATAACCATATCGAAGAAAAGGAAATGATAAAAGGAAATCAGAAATCAGGTATCAGAGAAGAAAAAAGAGAAGTTTTCTGTAAAGCCCTACTCAAACAGATAGGCGTATTGGCAGACGGAACATTGGTACCCTGCTGTTTGGACCACAACGGAGATGTTGCACTTGGGAACCTGCTTGAACAATCGTTGGAAGAAATTCTGGCTTCACCCCGTGCCCAAGCCATGATAGAAGGTTTCAAGCACCATCAAGCCACAGAACATCTCTGTGAGACCTGTGAATCAGCCCTGGTAAGAAACAGTTTTAGAGGAAAAGCAAGAAGTTAA
- a CDS encoding FAD-dependent thymidylate synthase: MKIQRPSYEIWLQKPGELGIYQQIERAGRVCYKSENNTTVNSAKPFVDRMVQSEHFAMLEHGTVYLVCKHGELPLYTHNKFSRLKTLDGKDYITTNLRVLAENKAMDDLKYLSNYEEGKHELRITVHFTTQISITREYNRHRANSMAEQSTRYCNYSKNKFDNEITINLPTWVEAEGFDGSQDPSDYRIEDMCADIAEGRTAEWSKLTTWIFANQAAEYAYMKLIEAGCKPQEARAILPLDCNTELVHTAFVSDWKHFFDLRALGTTGAPHPDAKILALPLMEEFKQKGYL; the protein is encoded by the coding sequence ATGAAAATACAAAGACCATCGTATGAAATCTGGTTACAGAAACCAGGTGAGCTCGGTATCTACCAGCAGATAGAACGAGCAGGAAGAGTATGCTATAAAAGTGAGAATAATACCACTGTGAATTCTGCCAAACCTTTCGTGGATCGGATGGTGCAGAGTGAACACTTTGCCATGCTGGAACATGGAACCGTGTATCTGGTATGCAAACATGGAGAGTTGCCGCTTTATACCCACAACAAGTTCTCACGTCTGAAAACTTTAGACGGCAAAGACTATATTACAACCAATCTCCGAGTATTGGCAGAAAACAAGGCGATGGATGATTTGAAATACCTCAGCAACTATGAAGAAGGTAAGCACGAACTCCGTATTACCGTTCATTTTACTACTCAGATTTCCATAACCCGAGAATATAACCGTCATCGTGCCAACTCTATGGCAGAGCAGAGTACCCGATACTGCAACTATTCGAAGAATAAGTTTGATAACGAGATTACCATCAACCTGCCTACATGGGTAGAAGCAGAAGGCTTCGATGGTTCACAAGATCCCAGCGACTACCGAATAGAAGATATGTGTGCTGACATTGCAGAAGGAAGAACAGCTGAATGGAGTAAACTCACTACTTGGATATTCGCCAATCAGGCTGCCGAATATGCCTACATGAAACTGATAGAGGCAGGTTGCAAACCACAGGAAGCACGAGCCATCCTACCATTGGACTGCAACACAGAACTGGTTCATACCGCTTTCGTGAGTGACTGGAAACATTTCTTCGACCTTCGCGCATTAGGTACTACCGGTGCACCACATCCTGATGCCAAGATTTTAGCCTTGCCACTGATGGAAGAGTTTAAGCAGAAAGGTTACCTATAA
- the tsaA gene encoding tRNA (N6-threonylcarbamoyladenosine(37)-N6)-methyltransferase TrmO: protein MEIKPIAYFRSPFSSKFGIPKQAGLVAELEGQIVFEPEFRNPDALRGMEGFDYLWLIWEFSANRHKAHSPVVRPPVLGGNEKVGVFATRSPFRPNNIGLSSVKISHIEWETPHGPVIHVKGADLMDKTPIFDIKPYVVYADSHPGARSGFVDDRKWQKLDVEISEDVDRHLRLQGLNAEKIEILKEVLAQDPRPHYQKDPHKVYGMPYEGLDIHFTVCDHTLTVVK from the coding sequence ATGGAGATAAAACCAATAGCATATTTTCGTTCTCCCTTCAGTAGCAAGTTTGGTATCCCCAAACAGGCTGGATTGGTAGCAGAACTGGAAGGACAGATTGTTTTTGAACCCGAATTTCGTAACCCTGATGCGCTGCGTGGCATGGAGGGCTTTGATTATCTTTGGCTGATTTGGGAATTTTCTGCCAATAGGCACAAAGCGCACAGTCCGGTTGTTCGTCCTCCTGTGTTGGGAGGCAATGAGAAAGTGGGTGTCTTTGCCACTCGAAGTCCTTTCCGCCCCAATAATATAGGTCTTTCATCGGTAAAAATTTCTCATATCGAATGGGAGACTCCTCATGGTCCTGTCATTCATGTTAAGGGAGCTGATCTTATGGACAAAACACCGATATTTGACATCAAGCCTTATGTTGTTTATGCCGATTCTCATCCTGGGGCAAGGAGCGGTTTTGTTGATGACCGCAAATGGCAGAAACTTGATGTAGAGATTTCTGAAGATGTAGACAGACATCTGCGTCTGCAGGGATTGAATGCAGAAAAGATTGAAATATTGAAAGAAGTACTTGCCCAAGATCCCCGTCCGCATTACCAGAAAGACCCTCATAAGGTCTATGGAATGCCTTATGAGGGTCTTGATATTCATTTCACGGTTTGCGATCATACGCTTACTGTTGTCAAGTAG
- a CDS encoding glycoside hydrolase family 28 protein, translating into MKKILIALLVCFSFVTANAKDYSKYYQNLPVQMQQPTLPSIPDNHVSILECGGNGDGLTMNTQAFAKAISKLNKMGGGHLNVPAGIYLTGLISLKDNIDLHLEKNAIIVLSEDKNDHFKIDETTGKKENRATPAINASKRKNISITGEGTIDGNGEWWRPVKRSKVSDVEWKEFQAMGGTLNEKGDIWYPFNLKHQPNVAENMDTQEKTRTHMIRFTSCENVLVQGVTLLNSPKFHIIPTRCKNVIIDGITVKCPWNAQNGDAIDISSCKDVLIVNNVIDAGDDGICMKGGAGAAGVAAGPCENINIQDNTVYHAHGGFVIGSEFSGGMKNIVVRNNTFQGTDTGLRFKSAVKRGGTSENIYIDHIYMTDIKDAAITFETTYFDNHVGAQKQTTPVKQEFLPNFQDIHMSNIYVRGCETGIEAHGAEGMVHDITIKNSNIFYTKEAKNIDAACKILLENVRFESFAK; encoded by the coding sequence ATGAAGAAGATTTTAATAGCTTTATTGGTCTGTTTCTCATTTGTTACAGCCAATGCAAAAGATTACAGTAAGTATTATCAGAACTTACCAGTTCAGATGCAGCAACCAACATTGCCTAGCATCCCAGACAATCATGTCAGTATCTTAGAATGTGGCGGTAATGGTGACGGACTCACCATGAATACCCAGGCATTTGCCAAAGCCATCAGCAAACTGAACAAGATGGGCGGCGGTCATCTTAATGTGCCTGCAGGTATCTACCTCACCGGTCTCATCTCACTGAAGGACAATATTGACCTGCATCTGGAAAAGAATGCCATCATCGTTCTTTCAGAAGACAAGAATGATCACTTCAAGATAGACGAGACTACGGGAAAGAAAGAAAACCGTGCAACTCCTGCCATCAATGCCAGCAAGAGAAAGAACATCTCTATCACAGGCGAGGGCACCATTGACGGAAACGGAGAATGGTGGAGACCGGTAAAGCGGAGCAAGGTTAGTGACGTAGAATGGAAAGAATTCCAGGCTATGGGCGGAACACTGAATGAGAAGGGTGACATCTGGTATCCATTCAATCTGAAACATCAACCTAACGTGGCAGAGAATATGGATACACAGGAGAAAACCCGAACACACATGATAAGATTCACCAGTTGCGAGAATGTACTCGTACAGGGTGTTACACTTCTGAACAGCCCTAAGTTTCACATCATCCCTACCCGATGCAAGAATGTGATTATCGACGGAATCACCGTAAAATGTCCTTGGAATGCCCAGAACGGTGATGCGATTGACATCTCAAGCTGTAAGGATGTACTCATCGTAAACAATGTGATTGATGCCGGTGATGATGGTATCTGCATGAAGGGTGGCGCAGGCGCAGCAGGTGTGGCAGCAGGTCCTTGTGAAAACATTAATATCCAGGACAACACCGTATACCATGCCCATGGAGGTTTTGTTATCGGCAGCGAGTTCTCTGGCGGCATGAAGAATATTGTTGTTCGCAACAATACTTTCCAGGGAACAGATACCGGTTTACGCTTTAAAAGTGCAGTGAAGAGAGGTGGAACATCAGAGAACATCTATATCGACCATATCTACATGACCGATATCAAGGATGCAGCCATCACCTTTGAGACCACTTATTTTGACAACCATGTAGGTGCCCAGAAGCAGACAACTCCCGTAAAACAGGAATTTCTGCCAAACTTTCAGGACATCCACATGAGCAACATCTACGTACGAGGTTGCGAAACAGGTATTGAAGCACATGGTGCAGAAGGTATGGTACACGATATCACCATCAAGAACTCCAATATCTTCTACACCAAGGAAGCCAAGAATATCGATGCTGCCTGCAAAATTCTGTTGGAAAACGTACGTTTTGAAAGTTTCGCAAAGTAA
- the thiL gene encoding thiamine-phosphate kinase, which yields MLDISKLGEFGLINHLTKGYEKKNESTVYGVGDDCAVMHYPDKEVLMTTDMLMEGVHFDLTYIDMVHLGYKSAMVNISDIFAMNGTPRQMVVSIALSKRFKVEDIDEFYKGLRMACDKWGVDIVGGDTTSSLTGLAISITCIGEAAKEEIVYRNGAKETDLICVSGDLGGAYMGLQLLEREKAVYYGQIEDIRKKMAEAKANGDNEKLALLNRDLENMRNFQPDFAGKEYLLERQLQPEARGDVIAQLREAGIRPTAMMDVSDGLSSELMHICEQSHCGCRVYEKNIPIDYQTAVQAEEFNMNLTTCAMNGGEDYELLFTVPIGDHEKIETMEGVRQIGYITKENLGKFLITRDGQEFELKAQGWNPLKD from the coding sequence ATTTTGGATATCTCAAAGTTGGGTGAATTCGGTCTTATAAACCATCTCACCAAAGGTTATGAAAAGAAAAACGAGTCTACAGTTTATGGTGTAGGCGACGATTGTGCCGTGATGCATTATCCAGACAAGGAGGTGCTCATGACCACAGATATGCTGATGGAGGGCGTACATTTCGACCTTACCTATATTGACATGGTTCACTTGGGTTACAAGAGTGCAATGGTAAACATCAGTGATATCTTTGCTATGAACGGAACCCCACGTCAGATGGTAGTAAGCATAGCATTGAGTAAACGATTCAAAGTAGAAGACATTGATGAATTCTATAAGGGTCTTCGAATGGCATGCGACAAATGGGGAGTAGATATCGTGGGAGGTGATACTACCTCTTCTCTCACCGGTTTAGCCATCAGTATTACTTGTATCGGAGAAGCAGCAAAAGAAGAAATCGTATACCGCAACGGAGCCAAGGAAACAGACCTGATCTGTGTGTCGGGCGACTTGGGCGGTGCCTATATGGGACTTCAACTGCTAGAACGCGAAAAGGCTGTATACTACGGACAGATAGAAGATATCCGAAAGAAGATGGCTGAGGCTAAAGCAAATGGTGATAACGAGAAACTGGCTCTTCTGAACAGAGACTTAGAGAATATGCGCAACTTCCAGCCAGATTTCGCCGGCAAGGAATATCTCTTGGAAAGACAACTGCAGCCTGAGGCACGCGGAGATGTGATAGCACAACTGCGTGAGGCAGGTATCCGTCCTACCGCCATGATGGATGTGAGCGATGGTCTGAGCAGTGAATTGATGCATATCTGCGAACAGAGTCATTGCGGATGCAGAGTATATGAGAAGAACATACCTATCGACTACCAGACAGCCGTGCAGGCAGAAGAATTCAATATGAACCTTACCACCTGTGCTATGAATGGTGGCGAAGATTATGAACTTCTCTTTACCGTACCTATCGGTGACCACGAGAAGATTGAGACTATGGAGGGTGTAAGGCAGATTGGCTACATCACCAAAGAAAATCTGGGCAAGTTCCTCATTACCAGAGACGGACAGGAATTTGAACTGAAAGCACAAGGTTGGAATCCGCTGAAAGATTAA
- a CDS encoding purine-nucleoside phosphorylase, producing MYEKIQETASWLKERMTTSPKTAIILGTGLGQLASEITDSYEFPYSEIPNFPVSTVQGHAGKLIFGKLGGKDIMAMEGRFHYYEGYDMKAVTFPERVMYELGIETLFVSNASGGMNPEFQIGDLMIIDDHINFFPEHPLRGKNFPTGPRFPDMHEAYDKKLRDLADDIAKEKGIDAKHGVYVGVQGPTFETPAEYRMYRVLGGDAVGMSTVPEVIVARHCGIKVFGISIITDLGGFDVPVEVSHEEVQIAANAAQPKMTEIMREIIRRS from the coding sequence ATGTACGAAAAAATTCAAGAAACAGCATCCTGGCTAAAAGAAAGGATGACAACAAGTCCGAAGACAGCTATCATACTGGGAACCGGTCTCGGACAATTAGCTTCAGAAATAACTGACAGTTATGAATTTCCATATAGTGAAATACCAAACTTCCCAGTATCTACCGTTCAAGGTCATGCAGGCAAACTGATTTTCGGTAAGTTAGGAGGTAAAGATATCATGGCTATGGAAGGAAGATTCCATTACTATGAAGGATATGACATGAAGGCTGTAACCTTCCCAGAACGTGTGATGTACGAGTTGGGCATTGAAACCCTCTTTGTAAGCAACGCTTCGGGCGGTATGAATCCGGAATTCCAGATTGGAGACCTGATGATTATCGATGATCACATCAACTTCTTCCCAGAACATCCATTGCGCGGAAAGAACTTCCCTACCGGTCCACGTTTCCCGGATATGCACGAAGCATACGACAAGAAACTCCGCGACCTTGCCGACGATATCGCTAAGGAGAAGGGAATTGATGCAAAGCATGGTGTATATGTTGGCGTTCAGGGACCTACCTTCGAGACACCGGCAGAGTATCGCATGTATCGTGTATTGGGTGGTGACGCTGTAGGTATGAGTACTGTACCTGAAGTGATTGTTGCCCGCCATTGCGGAATCAAGGTTTTCGGCATCAGCATCATCACCGATCTTGGCGGTTTCGATGTACCTGTAGAAGTCAGTCATGAGGAAGTGCAGATTGCAGCCAATGCCGCACAGCCTAAGATGACAGAGATTATGCGAGAAATCATCCGCAGATCTTAA
- the lpxK gene encoding tetraacyldisaccharide 4'-kinase, whose amino-acid sequence MRTEGDLIKINDWLLPLSWIYGGMVRFRNWLFDIGLKKSQSFSIPIISVGNITVGGSGKTPHVEYLIRLLHDKVKIAVLSRGYKRKTSGYVLADKDTTMSEIGDEPFQMHSKFDDIYVAVDAKRVRGIEKLQNEEPTKDVDVVLLDDAFQHRYVKPGINILLVDYHRLIIYDKMLPAGRLREPLSGKNRADIVIITKCPKDLKPMEFRVLTKAMDLYPFQKLYFTCINYDTPKGVFEDQQIAKEELKNYHALLVTGIASPKQMEHDLKPMVKSMQSLSFGDHHRFKNKDITRINEAFEQMPEPRLIITTEKDAVRLKETEGLYEIVKKSIYELPIKVSFMLEQEDNFNDKIISYVRKNSRNSILAKRKDDNKSEDSYHTGNRSRTISFRNN is encoded by the coding sequence ATGAGAACAGAAGGCGATCTTATCAAGATCAACGACTGGCTGCTACCACTGAGTTGGATTTATGGCGGCATGGTCAGATTTCGCAATTGGCTCTTCGATATCGGACTGAAAAAGAGTCAGTCATTCTCAATCCCGATCATTTCTGTGGGTAACATCACGGTGGGCGGATCGGGCAAGACTCCCCATGTGGAGTATCTGATACGCTTGTTGCACGACAAGGTAAAGATAGCTGTGCTATCACGTGGTTACAAAAGAAAGACCAGTGGCTATGTGCTGGCAGATAAAGATACGACAATGTCAGAGATTGGCGATGAACCCTTCCAGATGCACAGCAAGTTTGACGATATCTATGTAGCCGTAGACGCTAAGCGTGTGAGAGGAATCGAAAAGTTGCAGAATGAAGAACCGACCAAGGATGTAGATGTAGTATTACTGGATGATGCCTTTCAGCATCGCTATGTGAAGCCAGGTATCAACATTCTGCTGGTAGATTACCACCGTCTGATCATCTATGACAAGATGTTGCCAGCAGGAAGACTGAGAGAACCTCTAAGCGGTAAGAACCGTGCAGACATTGTGATTATCACTAAATGTCCAAAGGACCTGAAACCAATGGAATTTCGAGTACTCACCAAGGCTATGGACCTTTACCCTTTCCAGAAGCTCTACTTCACCTGCATCAACTATGATACGCCAAAGGGAGTTTTCGAAGACCAGCAGATAGCCAAGGAGGAGTTGAAAAACTACCATGCTCTGCTGGTTACTGGTATCGCATCGCCTAAGCAGATGGAACACGACCTGAAGCCAATGGTCAAGAGTATGCAGTCGCTGAGTTTCGGTGATCACCATCGCTTCAAGAATAAAGACATCACACGCATCAACGAGGCGTTTGAACAGATGCCAGAACCCCGTCTGATTATCACGACAGAGAAAGATGCCGTGAGACTAAAAGAGACTGAGGGACTCTATGAAATAGTTAAGAAAAGCATATACGAACTGCCTATCAAGGTTAGTTTCATGCTGGAACAAGAAGATAATTTTAACGACAAAATCATTAGCTATGTACGAAAAAATTCAAGAAACAGCATCCTGGCTAAAAGAAAGGATGACAACAAGTCCGAAGACAGCTATCATACTGGGAACCGGTCTCGGACAATTAGCTTCAGAAATAACTGA
- the sppA gene encoding signal peptide peptidase SppA, producing MKDFFKNVAATIVGLFAFGLIMTILGFICIIGMVASSNSKPALKDNAVMVMKLQGQIEDRTEDNWLGELTGEQFNNLGMNRILSSIRKAKNEDKVKGIYLETGILETDYATLQEIRNALADFKKSGKWIIAYGDALSQGGYYLASVANKVYVNPEGNVDWHGIASQPQYIKDVAAKFGIHFTVVKVGKYKSYTETYTEDKMSDANREQVSRYISGLWLQMLGDVSKSRNISKDSLNRYADGLMVFDDTKLLKSRKMVDGFCYYDEIRDVVKKQLGLKADETINQVDYNDVDMTIDDSNLMGEEIAVYYCQGSIVRMETPSIYDSEQQIVSTKVIKDLQELADNSQVKAVVLRINSGGGDAYASEQIWRAVKELNKKKPVVVSMGGMAASGAYYMSMGAQYIMAQPTTLTGSIGIFGALPDFSDLMTKKLGFKYDEVKTNRNSTYASAGMSRPWSAEEIATMQNYVNRGYSLFRNRVAEGRKMSTEQVEKIAQGRVWLGTDAKKIKLIDGFGGLSDAIDKAAELAHLSSYQAVEYPALAGWMEQLLDMAGGNKGTYLDEQLRLALGDLYQPFIMIRNMKEKEPIQAALPYVLNIQ from the coding sequence ATGAAGGATTTTTTCAAGAACGTGGCAGCCACTATCGTAGGACTGTTTGCCTTCGGGCTGATCATGACCATTCTGGGATTCATCTGTATCATCGGAATGGTGGCATCGAGCAACAGTAAACCGGCACTGAAAGACAATGCGGTGATGGTAATGAAACTACAAGGACAGATTGAAGACCGTACTGAAGACAACTGGCTCGGCGAACTGACAGGCGAGCAGTTTAACAACCTAGGCATGAACAGGATTCTCTCTTCTATCCGCAAGGCAAAGAATGAGGATAAAGTGAAGGGCATCTATCTGGAAACAGGTATCTTGGAGACAGATTATGCCACTTTGCAGGAAATCAGAAATGCACTTGCCGATTTCAAGAAGAGCGGCAAATGGATTATCGCATATGGTGATGCTCTCTCACAGGGTGGATATTATCTGGCTTCGGTTGCCAACAAGGTATATGTAAACCCAGAAGGCAATGTGGACTGGCATGGTATTGCATCGCAGCCACAATATATCAAAGATGTAGCAGCCAAGTTTGGCATTCACTTTACGGTAGTGAAGGTAGGCAAATACAAAAGCTATACTGAAACATACACCGAAGACAAAATGTCGGATGCCAACAGAGAGCAGGTTTCACGCTATATCAGTGGACTCTGGCTACAGATGTTGGGAGATGTGAGCAAAAGCAGAAACATCAGCAAGGATTCACTGAACCGCTATGCTGACGGGCTGATGGTGTTTGATGATACCAAACTGCTGAAATCTCGAAAGATGGTAGATGGATTCTGCTATTATGATGAAATCAGAGACGTGGTAAAGAAACAGTTAGGACTGAAGGCAGACGAGACCATCAATCAGGTTGACTATAACGACGTAGATATGACTATAGACGACTCGAATCTGATGGGCGAAGAGATTGCCGTATACTACTGTCAGGGGTCCATTGTCAGGATGGAGACTCCTAGCATCTATGATTCTGAGCAACAGATAGTAAGTACAAAGGTCATCAAGGACCTTCAGGAACTTGCAGATAACAGTCAGGTAAAGGCCGTAGTTCTGCGTATCAATTCGGGCGGTGGCGATGCCTATGCTTCGGAACAGATCTGGAGAGCAGTTAAAGAATTAAATAAAAAGAAGCCGGTAGTGGTTTCGATGGGTGGTATGGCAGCATCGGGTGCTTATTATATGAGTATGGGTGCCCAATATATCATGGCACAACCTACAACATTGACCGGCAGCATCGGTATCTTTGGAGCCCTGCCAGATTTCAGTGACCTGATGACAAAGAAGTTAGGCTTCAAGTATGATGAAGTGAAGACCAACCGCAACAGCACCTATGCCTCTGCAGGCATGTCACGCCCATGGAGTGCAGAAGAGATTGCCACCATGCAAAACTATGTAAACCGTGGATATAGCCTCTTCCGCAATCGTGTGGCTGAGGGCAGAAAAATGAGCACCGAACAGGTTGAGAAGATTGCTCAAGGAAGAGTATGGCTGGGTACAGACGCCAAGAAGATCAAGTTAATTGATGGATTCGGCGGCTTGAGCGACGCCATCGACAAGGCTGCAGAATTGGCTCATCTCAGCAGTTATCAGGCGGTAGAATATCCGGCATTGGCTGGATGGATGGAACAGTTGCTGGATATGGCGGGCGGAAACAAGGGAACATATCTCGACGAACAGTTGCGTCTGGCATTGGGTGATCTCTACCAGCCATTCATCATGATACGCAATATGAAGGAGAAAGAGCCTATACAGGCTGCACTTCCTTACGTACTGAACATACAATAA